Within the Arthrobacter sp. V1I7 genome, the region CGTACAAGGCTCACAACGTCAAGAAGATGGCCCTCAAGGCGCCCATGGTGGTGTTCTTCTCGGTCTACTTCCCAGCGAAGCTGCTGCGTGCCATCCACACCGTTAACACCGCCCAGCCGGCACGCCGCGGCGGCCAGTAGCACCGCGCGAGGGGCTGCCGCTTAGTCGGCCCCGAGCTCCGCGAGCCGTTCGGTATCGCGGCGCTCCGCCCCCGATCTGCGTTGCCCCAGAACGACGACGGCGAGTCCTACCAGGATCATGCCCAGTCCGGCGTATGTCCCGGTGGGCAGCGTCTCGGACAGGAATGCCGCAGCGAGCAGGGCGGCCCCCGGTATCTCCAGCAGGATGATCATGGACACGAGCAGGGGGCTCATCGTGGCCAGCAGGTGGTTGAACGCCGTGTGCCCGATCAGCTGGGCACAGACGGTGATGGCCAGGATGCCGAGCCAGCCGGCGGCATCGAATCCGGTCAGCGGCTGCCGGGACACGAGCGCCAGCACGGCCACGACGGCGGCGCACATGCCGTAGCAGAGCGTCGTGTAAACGCCGGTCCCCATCGTTTGGCGTGCCTTGCCGCCGGCCAGGGTGTAGATCCCGGCGAGGGCGCCGCCGGCGATGGCCAGGAGATCGCCCAGGAGCGCGTCCGGGGAGGTGCCCATGTCGAACCCGGTGATTGCCACGACGCCGCCAAAGGCGATGCCCAGGCCCGCGAGGACCGGCCAGCGGTGCCGCACACCCCTGAACAGCTGGAACACGGCGATCCAGCCCGACTGTAGGCAGACCAAGGCGGTGGCCGCTGCCACCGAGGTCAGCTGCAGGGCGGTGATGAAGCAGGCAAAGTGAAGTGCAAGGGCGACGGCGGCGGCGAGGGACCAGCGGAACTCGCTGCCGGTGACACGGGAAAACTGCCGTGGCTGCCGGATCAGCACGGGTCCGGCCATCACGGCCGCTCCGATGGCATTGCGCCAGAAGGCGATGGCAAGAGCGCTCACGGTCGTGGCACCCAGGGTAGCGGCTATGAGGGGCCCGGAGGATGCCACGCCCAGCACTCCGAGGGTGGCAAGGAAGAAGTTCACGGTCCAACAGTAGTAGGGCGCGGGCGGGTGACAGCGGACGCCGCGTGCATCCTTGACCGCCGCACGGCGCGGTGCCACTCTTGAATAGGTCTCACCCACCGACAAAGGAGACCATAATGGCGTCAATCATCCGAAAAAGCTTCGATTCCCCGGAGGAGACCCGCCCCGTCAGGGACGGAATGGGCCAGGTTGAACTCGTCAATCTCGACGCGGGCGCCGTAGGGCGTGCGACGTTTCTGCCGGGATGGAAATGGTCCCAGCACGTCAAGCCAATCGCCCAGACGGACAGCTGCATGGCCTCCCACGTCGGTTACACCGTGTCCGGGCGGCTGAAGGTAGTCATGGACGACGGTGAGGAGATCGAGTTCGGCCCGGGCGACTTCGGCGTCATTCCGCCGGGGCACGACGCATGGGTCATCGGGGACGAACCGTACGTCTTCATCGACTGGCAGGGCATGGACGACTACGCCAAACCCAAGCAGTGAGGCATAGGCCGCTCAGCTGAGGGCTTTCGGACATGCAAAAGCCCCGGACCGCTTCCGCGGTCCGGGGCTTTCCTTATGGTGGAGGCACGGGGACTCGAACCCCGAACCCCCTGCTTGCAAAGCAGGTGCGCTACCAATTGCGCCATGCCCCCATAAGAAGCAACCCGTCAATCATACCCTAGTTCCGGAGAGCAGCTTTCCCTCTTCCGTACCGGGAATCCG harbors:
- a CDS encoding DMT family transporter yields the protein MNFFLATLGVLGVASSGPLIAATLGATTVSALAIAFWRNAIGAAVMAGPVLIRQPRQFSRVTGSEFRWSLAAAVALALHFACFITALQLTSVAAATALVCLQSGWIAVFQLFRGVRHRWPVLAGLGIAFGGVVAITGFDMGTSPDALLGDLLAIAGGALAGIYTLAGGKARQTMGTGVYTTLCYGMCAAVVAVLALVSRQPLTGFDAAGWLGILAITVCAQLIGHTAFNHLLATMSPLLVSMIILLEIPGAALLAAAFLSETLPTGTYAGLGMILVGLAVVVLGQRRSGAERRDTERLAELGAD
- a CDS encoding cupin domain-containing protein, with protein sequence MASIIRKSFDSPEETRPVRDGMGQVELVNLDAGAVGRATFLPGWKWSQHVKPIAQTDSCMASHVGYTVSGRLKVVMDDGEEIEFGPGDFGVIPPGHDAWVIGDEPYVFIDWQGMDDYAKPKQ